GCCAGAAATGCCAGGCGGCGCACGGTTGATTTGGCAGCGAGGCGCGACGCGCATGTGACGGGAAACCACGGCCAGAATGCGTGGGCTTAGCAAGTGCAGATTTCGGAATAGTCACCCGCGCAATGCGGGCAACGGTCGCTGGCACCAGATCGCAGCGGACATGCCGGTGCGGGACGGTGACGACGAAAGGCTGCCCGCAATGTTGGCACTTGATCGTTGAGTGTCCGACGGTCTGACCGCAACCTGGGCAGCGGTCGCTGCGCTCCGCGGCGAGGCAAGTTTCGCATTCTTCCTGAGAGAGCTCGATGGGGAACTCCTGACCACAATCGGCGCAAACGTAAAGGCGTTGCATGGTGGGAGTTCCCAAAAGTTCTGGTCGCTGGTCTAGGACGGTCGTGGCTGGAGTATCCCACGCCGTCACGCAACGCCGGCAAGGAGCACCGAGACAATCGCGAAGCCGGTGGAAAAGCAGTTTGAGCGCCTTATACGCACCCACTGGGCTCCGAAGTAGCCGAACTCGTCCCAAATTTGCGCACGAAATGTGTATTCGCCATGAGCAAGCATGCCCTCCCCTAGAATTGGCGAGAAAGCCACCTCTTCCTCGAAGTGGAACTCCAATCGCCGATTGACGCTCACTTTACCGTACATAGCTCACGATCCAGTGTGGATCTTCGTTGCCCAGTCGCAGAATCAATTCGTCAGACAGTCGGCAATCGCTCAGATGGACTGATTTCAGCTTTGGAAGCTTAATTAGGTCGACGATGACTACGTCGGTCACTCGCTTTTTGTGAATACAAGAGTTTCGAGGTTGGTAAGGTACATGAGGTGGTCGAGCGAGGCACGCACCTGCTCGACCACTTGGCGTCGCTTCGCCGGGCTTAGGAGTTTCCCGAGGCGGCCTCGCGCGAGATCGCCTTGTCGAGCTCGGCCTCGGCCAACAAACGCTTCTGCCGCGCATTCTCCTTCTCTAAGTCCTTCAGACGCTTCGCCTGATCGACGCGCAGGCCACCGTACTCCTGCTTCCCTTGGCAGTACGTCTGTTCCGTAACACCGATCTTCTTCGCCGCCTCAGGAACCTTTCTGCCTCCCGCCAGTTCCACCTCCGCCTCATGCAGGTTGCCGATGATCTGCTCCGCTGAAAATGTCTTCCGTCGTGGAATCGATCGTCCTCCTTCGATTGTGTCCACACACCGATATTCTTGCTCCCAGCGCGCACTCGTATGAAGGGGGCACGTCAAGATGCGAACCTAGCTAATGACCGGCCAGCGTGGGTAGGGCATTGATCACGATGGTACTGCACCGGTAGCTAGTGCTGAACGAGAAGGTCATGTCAAGTCCACGGATGACTACTGAATCGTTCGCAGGCTAAGATTCGCTGCGCCGTTCTTGGCAGTGGATGTTCGACTGGTTAGATTCAACTCCAGCGTGGATTGGTCGAAAGGTGCGGAGTGCTCACTAGTACCAAGTACCCTTCATAAAAGATCACTGCCATGGAACGCAAATCGGCCACTGACTTCGATCAACGCGTCCTCGACCTGTACGACGATTTTGCCCACGGCCGCATTGCCCGGCGGGAATTCGCCCAGCGGGTGAGTGCGATCGTGGCCGCCGGAGTGGCCGTGGAGGCGGTGCTGTCGAGCTTGATGCCGAACTACGCTTGGGCTCAACAGGTCGCCAAAGATGATTCCCGTATTCGCACCGAGACGCTGGCCTATGATTCACCGCAAGGCGGTGGATCTATTCGCGGTTTGTTGGCTCGTCCGCGCGAGGGCGCCGAGAGGTTTCCGGCCGTGTTGGTGATCCATGAAAACCGTGGCCTCAATCCCTACATCGAAGATGTGGCACGTCGACTGGCGGTGGCTGGCTTCTTGGCGTTCGCGCCTGACGCATTGACGCCACTGGGCGGCTATCCGGGCAATGACGACGACGGCCGGCAGCTCCAATCGCAGCGCAAAGAAGCCGAGATGATCGAGGATTTCATGGCGGCCGCGCGCACTCTGCAAAAGCATCCATTGTCCACTGGCAAAGTTGGCGCCGTTGGCTTCTGCTTTGGCGGTGGCATGGTCAACGAGCTCGCTGTACGAATTCCCGACGTGGTGTCAGCGGCGGTGCCGTTTTACGGCCGCCAACCCAAGGTCGAGGATGTTCCCAAGATCAAGGCGCCACT
The DNA window shown above is from Planctomycetia bacterium and carries:
- a CDS encoding dienelactone hydrolase family protein; this translates as MERKSATDFDQRVLDLYDDFAHGRIARREFAQRVSAIVAAGVAVEAVLSSLMPNYAWAQQVAKDDSRIRTETLAYDSPQGGGSIRGLLARPREGAERFPAVLVIHENRGLNPYIEDVARRLAVAGFLAFAPDALTPLGGYPGNDDDGRQLQSQRKEAEMIEDFMAAARTLQKHPLSTGKVGAVGFCFGGGMVNELAVRIPDVVSAAVPFYGRQPKVEDVPKIKAPLLIHYAELDQRINQGWPDFEAALKAANVKYEAFIYAGANHGFHNDTTPRYDEAAAMLAWDRTIEFFEKNLS